In the genome of Halobacterium noricense, one region contains:
- a CDS encoding type II toxin-antitoxin system RelE family toxin: MAHEVVLTETLVETLEQFETEDAERIINKLGDIGDFPDHFLDRLKNHPGYKLRVGDFRVLIDWDKDNEVIYGIDAFERKKEYRELGKYREVWGSWRDE; encoded by the coding sequence GTGGCTCACGAGGTCGTTCTGACGGAGACGTTGGTCGAAACGCTGGAGCAGTTCGAAACAGAGGACGCTGAACGGATCATCAACAAGCTGGGGGACATCGGCGACTTCCCGGACCACTTCCTTGACCGGTTGAAGAACCACCCTGGCTACAAGCTTCGTGTCGGTGACTTCCGCGTCCTGATCGATTGGGACAAGGACAACGAGGTAATCTACGGCATCGACGCCTTTGAGCGGAAGAAGGAGTACCGCGAACTCGGCAAGTATCGGGAGGTATGGGGGTCGTGGCGTGATGAGTAG
- the purB gene encoding adenylosuccinate lyase, producing the protein MTDTHALHAVTPLDGRYAGRTEPLREYASEAALMRARVRVEVEYLLALADLDPIDLDLTDAERETLRAAYDAFDDEDAALVKAIETEGARGYDATNHDVKAVEYFVREHAPERAHPWIHFALTSEDVNNLAHRLLVKPAVEDVLVPELREVRDALVEFAHDYADLPMLARTHGQPATPTTFGKEMAVYAARLGRAIARVEAASGDLAGKLAGASGTWAAHHAAFPEVDWRAFSREFVEGLGLAYVEPTTQVNPSDDLGALFDAFTGVNGVLLDLSRDVWLYVSQRYLGQDAAKSETGSSTMPHKVNPIDFENAEGNLSKADSDLDFLSEYLATSRLQRDLSDSTVKRNIGASLAYCLLAYTKLQNGLAKVTPNEQVMREDLEANPEVVGEAVQTILRREGHGDAYERVKELTRGERVTLDDFHDLFTNLDVEASVREELRALTPASYTGVAGDLARDA; encoded by the coding sequence ATGACCGACACCCACGCCCTCCACGCCGTGACGCCGCTGGACGGCCGGTACGCGGGCCGCACCGAACCACTGCGGGAGTACGCCAGCGAGGCGGCGCTGATGCGCGCTCGCGTCCGCGTCGAAGTCGAGTACTTGCTCGCGCTCGCCGACCTCGACCCGATTGACCTCGACCTCACCGATGCTGAGCGCGAGACCCTCCGCGCGGCCTACGACGCGTTCGACGACGAGGACGCGGCGCTCGTGAAGGCAATCGAGACCGAGGGCGCGCGCGGCTACGACGCCACCAACCACGACGTGAAGGCCGTCGAGTACTTCGTCCGCGAGCACGCCCCCGAGCGCGCGCACCCGTGGATTCACTTCGCGCTCACCAGCGAGGACGTCAACAACCTCGCGCACCGCCTGCTCGTCAAGCCCGCCGTCGAGGACGTGCTCGTGCCGGAGCTCCGCGAGGTCCGGGACGCGCTCGTGGAGTTCGCGCACGACTACGCCGACCTCCCGATGCTCGCACGCACCCACGGCCAGCCCGCGACGCCGACGACGTTCGGCAAGGAGATGGCCGTCTACGCCGCCCGCCTCGGCCGCGCAATCGCGCGCGTCGAGGCCGCCAGCGGCGACCTCGCGGGGAAGCTCGCGGGCGCGTCCGGCACGTGGGCCGCCCACCACGCCGCGTTCCCCGAGGTCGACTGGCGCGCGTTCTCCCGCGAGTTCGTGGAAGGGCTCGGGCTGGCGTACGTCGAACCAACTACACAGGTGAATCCGAGCGACGACCTCGGCGCACTGTTCGACGCGTTCACGGGCGTCAACGGCGTGCTTCTGGACCTCTCGCGTGACGTCTGGCTGTACGTCTCCCAGCGCTACCTCGGACAGGACGCCGCCAAGTCCGAAACGGGGTCCTCGACGATGCCGCACAAGGTCAACCCCATCGACTTCGAGAACGCCGAGGGCAACCTCTCGAAGGCCGACAGCGACCTCGACTTCCTCTCGGAGTACCTCGCGACGAGCCGTCTCCAGCGCGACCTCTCGGACTCGACGGTCAAGCGCAACATCGGCGCGTCGCTTGCGTACTGCCTGCTCGCGTACACGAAACTCCAGAACGGGCTCGCGAAGGTCACGCCCAACGAGCAAGTCATGCGCGAGGACCTCGAAGCCAACCCCGAAGTCGTCGGGGAGGCCGTCCAGACGATTCTCCGCCGCGAGGGCCACGGCGACGCCTACGAGCGCGTGAAGGAACTCACGCGCGGCGAGCGCGTCACCCTCGACGATTTCCACGACCTCTTCACGAACCTGGACGTCGAGGCGTCGGTGCGCGAGGAACTACGCGCGCTCACGCCCGCCTCGTACACCGGCGTCGCCGGTGACCTCGCGCGGGACGCCTGA